The following DNA comes from Streptomyces sp. NBC_00690.
TCAGGGGGCGGTCGCGATCACCGGAAGTCCATCAGATGGTCGGCGGCCCAGCGGGCCAGGTCGTGGGCGGGGCGCCCGGTGACCTGCTCCACGGTCGGGTGGACGGTCGCCGGCTGGTCAGCCCAGGTCGCCTGGTGGGCGAGGATGTAGTCGGCGATGTCGGCGGGAAAACCCTGGGCCAGCATGTCCGCACGGGCCTCGGCGGGCGAGACCTCCTTAAAGGCGATGACCCGCCCGAGCCCCCGTGCGATCGCGAGGACCTGGTCGCGCTGGCTGAGCGCACTGGGCCCGGAGATCCGAAGGATCGCCCCCCGGTGGCTTTCTTCCAGCAGGGCGGCGACCGCGACGGCAGCGACGTCGTCCTCGTGGACGGGCGCGCCCATGGCACCCGGATAGGCGGACCTGACCACCGCCCCGGTACGGATGGAGTGCTCCCACAGACTGAGTTTGTTGACGGCGAACTCGCCGGGCCGCAGATGGGTCCACTCCACTCCGCCCTCCTCCACCGCTTCCACCGCCTCTTCGACGTCTCGGTGCCCGCTCGGGTCACTTCCGTCGGTGACCGCGTCGGAGGAGAGGACCACGATCCTGCGCACCCCCAGCGATGCGGCCAGGAGGGCGACCTCCCGCGCGGTCTCGGCCACGGGGAAGAGATACATCCGCTCCACCCCGGTCAGCGCCGCGCGCAGCGTGGCCGGCTGGAGCAGATCCCCCTCGAAGACGGTGACTTCAGCGGGGAACTTGGCCGGGCCGACATCGCGCGTCAGCGCTCGGACGGGCTGGCCGGCG
Coding sequences within:
- a CDS encoding NAD(P)H-binding protein gives rise to the protein MAILVTGATGHVGRHVVRRLVAAGQPVRALTRDVGPAKFPAEVTVFEGDLLQPATLRAALTGVERMYLFPVAETAREVALLAASLGVRRIVVLSSDAVTDGSDPSGHRDVEEAVEAVEEGGVEWTHLRPGEFAVNKLSLWEHSIRTGAVVRSAYPGAMGAPVHEDDVAAVAVAALLEESHRGAILRISGPSALSQRDQVLAIARGLGRVIAFKEVSPAEARADMLAQGFPADIADYILAHQATWADQPATVHPTVEQVTGRPAHDLARWAADHLMDFR